A single genomic interval of Actinomycetota bacterium harbors:
- a CDS encoding FxsA family protein has translation MPILLLFVVLPIVELVVIGEVQDVIGWGWTLLLLFGDGLIGAVLVHSQSRRAWDNFRTALADRRWPGDEVAQGALVLVGGALVVTPGFVTDTVGLLCLLPISRRAIAAGIRRRLMPIQGFGSGTDSRRERGRDSRRGETLGVEVVSVEVDDEDRDSSSDPDGPTP, from the coding sequence GTGCCGATCCTGCTGCTGTTCGTCGTCCTCCCGATCGTCGAGCTGGTCGTGATCGGGGAGGTGCAGGACGTCATCGGTTGGGGGTGGACGTTGTTGCTGCTCTTCGGGGACGGCCTGATCGGCGCCGTGCTGGTTCACAGCCAGAGTCGTAGGGCCTGGGATAACTTCCGGACCGCCCTGGCGGACCGTCGCTGGCCGGGGGACGAGGTCGCCCAGGGGGCGCTCGTCCTCGTGGGCGGGGCGCTGGTGGTCACCCCGGGGTTCGTCACCGACACGGTCGGGTTGCTGTGCCTGCTGCCGATCTCGCGTCGCGCCATCGCGGCGGGGATCCGTCGGAGGTTGATGCCCATCCAGGGCTTCGGTTCCGGCACTGACAGCCGACGTGAGAGGGGACGCGACTCCAGACGGGGCGAGACCTTGGGTGTCGAGGTCGTCTCCGTCGAGGTCGATGACGAGGATCGGGACTCAAGCTCCGATCCTGACGGACCGACCCCCTAA
- a CDS encoding rRNA methyltransferase has product MDAVRGAASDHDRVLLAGLHPLKHALRFGAAVMAVVLREGVDLRRATTVLAPDLPDLLDVEPVEVAPAVFETLTTRPPPDGIVAVAERPTVDASEVLRGSAGPVIVLEEPRHLGNIGACVRVAAAAGASGLLVTGTSDPWHPVAVRGGAGLQFALPVARTDAVPSTPRALVAVDPGGAVLDPTSLPLDAVLVFGTERDGVRPATRDRADHVVRLPMQPEVSSLNLATAVAVVLYALRGLEQRPRWSVR; this is encoded by the coding sequence ATGGATGCCGTCCGGGGCGCCGCCTCGGACCACGACCGGGTGCTACTCGCGGGCCTGCACCCGTTGAAGCACGCCCTGCGCTTCGGCGCCGCGGTGATGGCGGTGGTGCTGCGCGAGGGCGTCGACCTCCGGCGGGCGACCACGGTCCTGGCACCCGACCTGCCCGATCTGCTCGACGTCGAGCCCGTCGAGGTCGCGCCCGCGGTCTTCGAGACCCTGACCACCCGTCCGCCGCCTGACGGGATCGTCGCCGTCGCAGAGCGCCCCACCGTCGATGCGTCGGAGGTGCTTCGCGGGAGCGCTGGTCCCGTCATCGTTCTCGAGGAACCACGACACCTCGGCAACATCGGCGCGTGTGTGCGCGTCGCGGCGGCTGCAGGGGCATCGGGACTCCTGGTGACCGGGACGAGCGATCCCTGGCACCCGGTGGCGGTCAGGGGGGGCGCGGGGCTGCAGTTCGCCCTGCCGGTGGCTCGCACCGACGCCGTGCCCTCCACTCCCCGGGCGCTGGTGGCGGTCGATCCCGGTGGAGCGGTCCTCGACCCGACATCGCTGCCCCTCGATGCCGTGCTGGTCTTCGGGACCGAACGCGACGGCGTCCGCCCCGCCACCCGGGACCGTGCCGATCACGTGGTGCGTCTGCCGATGCAGCCGGAGGTGTCGAGCCTCAACCTCGCCACCGCCGTAGCGGTGGTGCTCTACGCGCTGCGAGGGCTGGAGCAACGGCCCCGCTGGAGCGTACGCTGA